The Aquila chrysaetos chrysaetos chromosome 6, bAquChr1.4, whole genome shotgun sequence genome window below encodes:
- the H6PD gene encoding GDH/6PGL endoplasmic bifunctional protein, whose protein sequence is MLRRVLCTVLFMGALPSLAEVSQGHISVVLLGATGDLAKKYLWQGLFQLYMDQVSSGHSFTFHGAALTALEPGQRLMFDVLKKLACPPDESPNRCAVLKDQFLKLSQYHQLKTAENYTVLNREIETLLRQEGLKEAGRIFYFSVPPFAYTEIARHINSSCRPPPGAWLRVVLEKPFGHDLESAQQLAADLTSFFREEEMYRVDHYLGKQAVAHILPFRDQNRQFLDPIWNRHHVERVEIVLKETVDAKGRTSFYEQYGVIRDVLQNHLTEALMFLTMELPANVSRAEEVLQCKLQAFQSLRGLNKNSAVLGQYQAYAGQVQEELQKAQDYISTTPTFAGVLIHSDSLRWEGVPFLLTSGKALDERVGYVRVLFKNRAYCTQSETLRDAEHSQCKAKQIVFYIGHGALNTPAVLVSRNLFRPVMPEGSWREAVGQSDLHIFGQPLSDYYVYSPVKERDAYSVLISNIYHGRKDFFITTENLLASWAFWTPLLDSISHQPLRLYPGGVENQHLLDFEMESGEVAFTLAEAVELLNPNRLTPSDYRTIQSKFRQSPLVSAWSEDLISQLASDIEKTASRTVARSGQFHLALSGGSSPVVLFQRLARHHYAFPWKHTHIWLVDERCVPLTDTESNFFSLHNHLLQSVRVPYFNVHPMPVHLNQRLCVEEDRGTELYAKEIVALVANASFDLVLLGVGTDGHTASLFPKSENGLEGAQTVVLTESPVKPHQRMSLSLPLINKARQVFVLVLGKGKHDITILLSRVGHEPKKWPISGVSPSSGQLVWYVDYEALLG, encoded by the exons ATGCTGAGAAGAGTCCTGTGTACAGTGTTGTTCATGGGAGCCTTGCCATCACTGGCTGAAGTGTCCCAGGGCCACATTTCAGTGGTCTTGCTGGGAGCCACAGGTGATTTGGCCAAGAAGTATTTGTGGCAGGGTCTATTCCAACTCTACATGGACCAAGTGAGCAGTGGCCACAGCTTCACTTTCCATGGGGCTGCACTGACAGCTCTGGAGCCAGGGCAGAGGCTGATGTTTGATGTGCTGAAGAAGCTGGCCTGTCCCCCAGATGAATCTCCCAACAGGTGTGCTGTGCTCAAGGACCAATTCCTGAAGCTGAGCCAGTACCACCAGCTGaagactgctgaaaactacactGTGCTGAACAGAGAGATTGAAACCCTGCTTCGCCAGGAGGGGCTGAAGGAGGCTGGAAGGATCTTCTACTTCTCCGTACCACCATTTGCCTACACAGAGATTGCCCGCCACatcaacagcagctgcagaccGCCTCCAGGAGCCTGGCTGCGTGTGGTGCTGGAGAAACCTTTTGGCCATGACCTGGAGTcagcccagcagctggctgcagacCTGACAAGCTTCTTCAGAGAAGAGGAGATGTACCGGGTGGACCACTACCTTGGCAAACAG GCTGTAGCCCATATCCTGCCTTTTCGAGATCAGAACCGACAGTTTCTGGATCCAATTTGGAACAGACATCACGTGGAAAGAGTGGAGATTGTCTTGAAAGAGACGGTGGATGCTAAAG GCCGCACCAGCTTCTACGAGCAGTATGGAGTCATCCGGGATGTGCTGCAGAACCACCTCACGGAGGCCCTGATGTTCCTGACCATGGAGCTTCCAGCCAACGTGAGCAGGGCTGAAGAGGTGTTGCAGTGCAAGCTGCAGGCCTTCCAGTCCTTGCGGGGTCTGAACAAAAACAGTGCCGTGTTGGGTCAGTATCAGGCATACGCCGGCCAGGTACAGGAGGAACTGCAGAAGGCGCAGGACTACATCAGCACGACACCAACCTTTGCAG GTGTGCTGATTCACAGCGACAGCCTGCGTTGGGAAGGGGTCCCTTTTCTCCTCACTTCTGGGAAAGCTCTGGATGAGCGGGTAGGTTATGTCCGTGTTCTCTTCAAGAACCGGGCCTACTGCACTCAGAGTGAGACTCTGAGGGACGCTGAGCACAGCCAATGTAAAGCCAAGCAGATCGTCTTCTACATTGGGCACGGCGCCCTCAACACCCCTGCAGTGCTTGTAAGCAGGAACCTTTTCAGGCCTGTCATGCCAGAAGGCAGTTGGAGAGAAGCAGTGGGTCAGTCGGACCTGCACATTTTTGGACAACCATTGTCTGACTACTACGTGTACAGCCCTGTGAAAGAGAGAGATGCGTATTCTGTCCTCATCTCCAACATCTACCATGGCAGGAAGGACTTCTTCATTACCACCGAGAACCTGCTGGCCTCCTGGGCATTCTGGACACCGCTGCTGGATAGCATTTCCCACCAGCCCCTCCGCCTCTACCCGGGGGGTGTGGAGAACCAGCACCTCTTAGACTTTGAAATGGAGAGTGGGGAAGTGGCATTCACACTGGCAGAGGCAGTGGAACTGCTGAACCCCAACAGGCTGACGCCAAGTGATTACAGGACAATCCAGTCCAAATTTCGGCAAAGTCCCCTGGTCTCAGCGTGGTCTGAGGACCTGATTTCCCAGCTGGCTTCTGACATTGAGAAGACAGCGAGCAGGACTGTGGCACGCTCCGGGCAGTTCCATCTGGCACTGTCGGGTGGCTCAAGCCCGGTGGTCCTATTCCAGCGGCTGGCAAGACACCATTATGCCTTCCCGTGGAAGCACACCCACATCTGGCTGGTAGATGAACGCTGCGTCCCTCTCACCGACACCGAGTCCAACTTCTTCAGCTTGCACAACCACCTCCTCCAGAGTGTCAGGGTGCCCTACTTCAATGTCCACCCCATGCCTGTGCACCTGAACCAGCGGCTCTGTGTGGAAGAGGACAGAGGCACGGAGCTGTACGCCAAGGAGATCGTGGCCCTGGTGGCCAATGCCAGCTTTgacctggtgctgctgggggtgggCACCGATGGGCACACTGCCTCGCTCTTCCCGAAGTCTGAAAATGGCTTGGAAGGGGCTCAGACCGTGGTGCTGACTGAAAGCCCCGTCAAACCTCACCAAAGGATGAGCCTTAGCCTACCCCTCATCAACAAGGCCAGGCAGgtgtttgtcctggttttggggaaggggaagcacGACATCACCATCCTGCTCAGCAGGGTGGGCCATGAGCCAAAGAAATGGCCAATCTCAGGTGTCAGCCCCAGCTCTGGCCAGCTGGTGTGGTATGTGGATTACGAAGCCCTGCTTGGGTGA